The proteins below are encoded in one region of Anguilla anguilla isolate fAngAng1 chromosome 3, fAngAng1.pri, whole genome shotgun sequence:
- the LOC118222688 gene encoding delta-sarcoglycan-like: protein MTQEHFAQRNDVQASEKQQFCPAGISGWRKRCLYFFLLLLMILILVNLALTIWILKVMNFTIDGMGNLRITPTGLELAGDSEFLQPLYAKEIQSRPGSPLLLQSSRNVSINILDGRNVPVTQLVTGSSGVRACSKLLEVKSNSGKLLFSADDREIVVGADRLRVPGAEGAVFSRSVETPHVRAEPFKELRLESPTRSLFMEAPKGVQLLAEAGDIQATCRNEMRLESKDGQITLDASRIKLPRLPQGQSSSAGPKHAAFEACVCPNGRLFISQAGTGSTCLTSTSICQ from the exons ATGACCCAGGAACACTTTGCTCAGAGAAACGACGTCCAGGCCTCTGAGAAACAGCAGTTCTGCCCAGCGGGGATTTCCGGCTGGAGGAAACGCTGCTTGTACttcttcctgctcctcctcatgATTTTAATCCTGGTCAACCTCGCTCTCACCATCTGGATCCTCAAAGTCATGAACTTCACTATA GATGGCATGGGTAACCTCCGAATTACACCAACGGGCCTGGAGCTGGCGGGGGACTCTGAATTCCTCCAGCCCCTCTATGCCAAAGAGATCCAGTCAAGGCCA GGTAGTCCTTTGCTCCTTCAGTCTTCCAGAAACGTGTCAATCAACATCCTAGATGGCAGAAATGTGCCAGTCACCCAACTAGTAACAG GGTCAAGTGGAGTTCGCGCATGTAGCAAGCTCCTGGAGGTGAAATCCAACAGCGGAAAGCTGCTCTTCTCCGCTGACGACCGGGAGATCGTGGTGGGAGCAGACAGGTTACGGGTCCCCG GTGCTGAGGGAGCCGTGTTCAGCAGGTCTGTGGAAACGCCGCACGTCCGAGCAGAGCCCTTCAAGGAGCTCCG GTTGGAGTCTCCCACTCGGTCTCTTTTCATGGAGGCACCCAAGGGGGTCCAGTTACTGGCAGAGGCGGGGGACATCCAGGCCACCTGCCGAAATGAGATGCGCCTGGAATCCAAGGATGGACAG ataACGCTGGACGCCAGCAGAATCAAGCTCCCTCGCCTGCCTCAGGGTCAGTCCTCGTCAGCCGGACCCAAGCACGCGGCGTTTGAGGCGTGCGTGTGTCCCAACGGGAGGCTTTTCATCTCACAGGCCGGAACAGGCTCCACCTGCCTGACCAGCACCAGCATATGCCAATGA